The Neoarius graeffei isolate fNeoGra1 chromosome 10, fNeoGra1.pri, whole genome shotgun sequence sequence AGCATGCAATATAATGCATCTCTATTACTACCaattagtgatcagttgacagatcTACCCAGCTCTCTACCCAAGTGTCCAAACTTTGAGTAACGTTTTCTTTAAACAAAAGTGTTTACTATTAACAATCTGGCCTGAACAGAACTCTAATACCATTTAACCACTAGGGTTCATATTCAGCAGGCCATGCCACCCAAATACACCCCTCCAGGTATTTCCACCATTTCCTaacttaaggggtgttcacacggcaacttttactccggtgtagcaccggggctgccccggtagagcgttcacacggtacaaagttataccggtgtagcccctgaaagctgcttaaaccggtgcaaatctaaccctgctcgggaggtggtttaagaaatttactccggagtaaatgctagtttgcagggcagcaccgatataaaatgggacgtctgaacgctacaggggtagactcgctacgcgtgagcagagttgattacatacgggcattgcataatttgcatcctggtattttgcgcttccaaaatggcgaatatcaacaacaacagaactgcgtgtcttccagtgttgccagattgggcggttttaagtgcattttggcggatttgaacatattttgggctggaaaatgtcagcagtatctggcaacactggtgtcttcatccacgttgttttcccggcacttggtgatgccatgacaaccgggaaaaggaagtacattttcacgcatgcgcatatttcatttccgcattattattaTCATATAGCACAGTTGCAAAAACTgttgtgtgaacgcaagtggggctgcaccagtgctaacacgcttctctctagtaagcaggtttgtgacgtgtgaacgctccacaaaacctacaccggtgtaagatatatcgcaacaaaatacatcggtgcagcatcgatgcaaatatgtgccgtgtgaacacccctttaggcACTGCCCCCCAGAAGTATTATGGAGTTGATAGGACGTGTCCTTTTGACGACCTGCTCTACACCCTCACCAAACAGGCTGAATACACCAAACCGGTATTTGGTCCATAAAGAACATTAACTCTTTTTCTTCCTGAGACTTTAAACCATGTTGGGTCAATTCTCTTtcccactgggaaaaaaaaaactccaactGTTAAACCTTCATCCAGGGAATGATTAGTATCCCCAGACCTGAGCGAGACCGGTCATATGTGGGAACCCTGGAGTAGGAAAAGAGACAACCCACAATCAAGACATTTGGTACCAGAGCCAGTCCTGTGTGTGGATGTTAGGCAGACTATAACTACTCTGTAGCTTTCCATCTCACACACCAACTCAGGCCCTTTCTCCAAAATCCCGCAAACATATGAAATCTGTTATTGTATAAGGTAAAAACAACACAAAATAGATCAAGTTTCATACCGGAAATTCACAAATTTTCATAACAGAAAAGTAACGGATATCGTGTCTTCCCATCTGACTGGATTTTACAGAATGCTACAGAGCGTGAACCTCCGTGAGACATAAAACCTGCGAGACAGGATATGACGTATAGTTCGCAAGGCGGAAAGTTCATTGTagtgaaaagcccaagctgagcTCGTTAGCAACATGGCACGAGTCGAGCTGCCTCATGTCTCTGTTGAGTGACATCTCTTCCTGTTCccgaacatttgttttgttcatgcGAGGgctatttataatatttttgcttatTTCTGCTGGTTTTTTCCTTGGTTATTATTTTGGATTTGCTGCTGGTTACTGTACACTGAGGCAGTTTGAGTAGCTCCACTGCGATGGGGCTCTTTTGGCTTGCTATTTGGCTCTCCTCATATCTGTCTGCCGAGGCTGGCCCTATTAGAAGTATGATGACATAGCTCTGAGGTTCACCAAAGTCCATAAGCTCTCGATCTACTGGGGGATAACCATACTTATTACAATATGACATACAGAGGAAATAACTATGCCAGGAGCCACATAAAACATGTCTGAAGCATGCCATGAGCACAGAGAGAAAAGTATTTGTTGCCTGAAAAACCACAAACTGCAGTAATCACACATGGTCATAGGAGGCCTATACTATTCcaaatgaattttttttctttcttaatttttttttctcctggggAGACACACGACACACCCAAGTCTCTAAAGCAGTTCAGAAATTTATGTTTACATACAGTACCAAGACGGCTTGGTAAAGATATTAACTTGGGTGCATTTCCAAATCAATATGGAGTGATGGCAGATAGTGTACAGACAGCCCACACATACAGAATAAAGACCTTTCATGAGCAAAGATAAAGTGAAATTgcttgtgatgatgatgatgatagttatGAAGTTATATGTTGATCCTGagatccttggacctgcctgatccatcctgatgccctacgtctggctggagtctcatcacgttaCTCTTGTGGAGGACGAACCCATACGGCCAGTCAAaattcgcacttggaagatggctctggacacttacagttttgctattatggctgagggctacagttgacatgaacagttttgtactctagtctccatcaatgaacagttgacaacttcaacaaaatagacttcatgctaaaactataatgaatttcctggttacgcagttgtactttgtgaccacataggacacagttataaaagcaagttatttataataatCATGCtacctgttatcacccaaatgaggatgggttcccttttgagtccgattcatctcaaggtttcttccttgtgttgtctgagggagtttttcctcaccactgtcacTCATCAGCGacagataaatacatttattagggataaaatcagcacacgtttaaagtctttaatttttttttcttgtttccgtttccggttgagagtacgtcgtgcgcgttctggctgccgcttctcaccagagcttttttattttttttttaatttctttttctatttttttttctgtgtttgtgtagtttgatgtttgtttgagtgttttgtccgctggttgtggtgtagctccagacccagttttgggcgtcggttccctccaggccttggttcgccgtgggtgatgcctgtgctcccagctgtggactgcagtgagctcgttgctcattttacatcatggttgtccagcgctctgcgctttaatgcttggcatgatgttccgagcgatgttgtttGGTGGtgttgcggcggctgtgcaggcggtttgggacacaccagcgctctgcgtggcggagcttctctgctcgctttgtggatccatggcgtgatgttcgagcgatgttgctgacggcgtcgcggtggcggtgctggagatgtgggacttgttttcatgcgccttttggtgggactgtggctgctacaccacgggaattacatcctgacccctacttggtggactttttacttttattttattttattttttttctttgtctataattgtaaagcatccttgggttttttgaaaggcgctatataaatttaacttattattattattttaattttctgtaaagctgctttacgacaatgtcggctcttaaaagcgttatacaaataaacttgacatgatCATTGCAGGAGAGACTGTCATATTACGGTCATTTTCCAGCAATAAAAACCATCATATATGGCTTTCAGGGATATTCGCTTAAAtgcacaatggaaaaaaaaaatccgaaaGCACATTTTTCTACTCTTGTCAAAACTTTTATGATAATTTAATTCATCTAACTTTAATTCATCTTAAATGATTCTTTTCTCAGTTGAATGAACAGGAGTCAGTACTGGCTTAAAATGCAAAAAGATAGACTTAGGTTGCAAGAGAGAAACAAAGAAAccaagcaaaaacaaaaagtgCATACAGATGTAGGATGATTCTTTCTCAACACCCATAATAAAACACTTGGGTAAGACCTTAGGGCGGGTGTTTCCTGCTCCAGACACCTTAGCATTCATTTGCCCGCATGCATACACACGTCCGTGCTGAGCTATTCTGCTTCCCTCTTTGGACACTGATTTTCTTCCGACTGAGTTACAATCATTACTATTATTAGCGCATCTATCACCCAAGCAGCTTTCTGGAGCTGGCTACCGAGCTCACATCTGGTTTCTTCTGTTATCTGCACTATGTAACACGCAGTCGGGGGTACAGAAAGCAGTGATGTCACCGGAATGCTCTGCACCTCATTTAGTTTAATTCACTTATAGCCCATCGTAATTCTGCTACACAGGACATTGTGCCCCAAACAAAAACTCTTGCCAGCTCATGTTCCAGAACAAAAAATGTATCCCACTTGTATTTACTGAGGTGTACAGCTCAATCGAAAATGTATAATCATTTATTATGTCAGAGGGTAAAGTCATGTAACATTAACAGTGCTTTCCTGAGCAGAGGAATAAAATCAAGATGAACTTCAAATTGCAAGAAATGACTACAGTAATAAAGAACTCTTTGTGCACAGCAACAGACCGAAGTGACTTCCAGGAGTTTCtctctttataataataataaaagtgtgTTAAATAAAATACAGCTTCCTGTTTAAAGCTTAAATGGTTGAAAACGGAACGCTGAAGTGTGACCTCAGTGGATCTGAGAAAGAATTTTCACTGCACATGCTGTCATGCCTAGTTTGGGTGCTCTGAAGAAGTGTGACTAAGTGTTCAGGCAAACGGTACACCTGATGAAAACTGAGCTGGAACCAGAGTGGAACCATACGGTGGAAGGAGGGGGTGGAGGACAGGGAGAAAGAACTGAATAAGAGACAgagtgtgtccgtgtgtgtgtgctcgtgtgTGACCATGTGTCTGTAAGAGTGAGAGAGCGGTGAGAGGGTGGACAGGCTTCAAGCCCAGGGGGTGGTGTAGGTAGTGGTGGCGGTGGGGTGTCAGTGAGTGCAAGTCTAACCGAAAGGGGAGGGCACAGAtgtaaagatatttaagatgtggCTACAGCAGACCTTGAGTTAGAGGAGAGAGCAAAGGCCCTGGAAGAACagctgagacaaaaaaaaaaagcagagagacagcaaaAGAGTTTTCACTCGTACCTCCGAGACACTTGTTAGCCACCTGAGAGACACCACCAGACCAACTCGCAACTTTGCTACGAGACACCGAAACCATTTTCTTAAGCCGAGTCCATAAGAAGAGCTACAATGAGGACACAGATCATCTCTGCTGCCCTTTTTCTTTTGGTGCTAGGCCTGACATGGGCTCAGAACCCGTTAAAGAAGCGCACGGTTCCACCAAAAGCGACAAAGGCGCAGTGCTGCGATGATGTGCGAGCCTTGAAGGTGCAGGTGGCCAACCTCACCAGCCTGCTGGAGGAGCTGAGCAGGAAGCAAGAGGCAGATCGGCTCACCTTGGTGAAGCAAGTGATGGAGCTAGAAAAACTGAACCAGCAACAGGAGGCCAGAGTAACTGAAGCTGAAAGCAAGTATTCAGAGATCAACAACCGTGTGGACATTATGCAGTTTCAAGCGATGCAGGGTGCCCCACAAACTACATTAGGTAAGGAATTTCCTGCCAAAACGCTTATTTTTATATTATACGAGCGCTCATCGAATGGCTTCTCAGTGCAAGTTCTTCTTACTGTATGAGCACGTTCGAGGCTTGCCCAGACTTTCATATATGTAGGATGCAAACATTTGCTACTGCTCGACCTTTTCAGGTTATATCGACAAACGAAATCCATCTCAAAGGTTTAATCAAGGTGACTTAATTGATCCTGTACAACTTTTTAAGTCTGAAAGGAAAAGAGTGCGCTTATTAGGAAGCTTCAATCCAATCTGGAACTCCTTTATAGTCTGATGTCCAACTATTAAGTCAAAGAATCACAAGTGACAAACACGATTCACAGCCACTAACCAAATCTGTAACTTAGGATCTCAGAATTTATAAGATTAGGATCTCTTCAGATTTTGAAACGAGGTAGTGATCATATTGTGTAAACACATTTGTGCGTGCAAACAGCTCTTAATTTGTGCCAGTAGCCTTTGACTCACATAAATGCcagtttaaataaaaataaaacccaaaaaacaaCCGACACACAACACGCCGCTGCCTTGAACCATCAAAAATGTGTCTCATAAATAATGGTTTGTCGTGAGAATAACCATGCTGGAAACCTATAATAATATACCCAGTTAGTTGGTGCCTAGCAAGATTTCTTTTCTCCTGTTAGTTCTGTGAGAACAGTGGAGCTTTGTTAGAAATCTGCAAAACATACAGACTCCGTTTCAAATCCCAAAGGAGCACAAAATCACAGCAGGGCTCCAAGTGGACCCAATAAATTTTCCCCTCCAACCGGCTGGATTAGTTTTTAAGCTGCAACCTTCAGGTGGAATGAATAATGTGCTATGAGGTTATAAAAGCCGTCCAGCGCAACGAGGAATTGAATCATACTGGACGTAAACTCGCACGATATTGATGAATGATTTTATTCTCTCCTAGATGCAATCTATGACTGTGCATCCCTGTACAACAGGAACTACAGAATCTCTGGACTTTACAAATTGCCCAAAGATGATTTTCTGGGAACACCTGAACTGGAGGTAAGTTATTAGTAGATCTTCATTTGACAGCATGCTCCTTTCAATGGGACATTTTAATTACCGACTAACTGTCACTGTTGTGTGCAGGTGTACTGTGACATGGAAAAACATGGAGGTGGATGGACAGTCATCCAGAGACGCAGAGTAGGTCTGACCAGCTTCAACCGGGACTGGAAGCAATACAAGAAAGGCTTTGGTACAGTCACTGGCGACTTCTGGCTTGGCAATGAGAACATCTTTCACCTGACCCGGCAGCCCACAGTGCTCCGGATAGAGCTGGAGGTAAGAATAACGCATGGCTTATTTCACCTTGTGTTTAATAATGTGCAATTTGCTTAAACGTTACTGTTATTGGGCAACTATTTCAGGACTGGGAAGGTGCAACACGTTACGCCCAGTATGCTTTCTTCACGTTGAGCAATGAGCTGAACAGCTACAAGCTCTTTATTGCCAACTATACTGGGAATGCTGGGGACTCCTTCCGCTACCACAACAACACCAACTTCAGCACCAAGAACAAGGACAACGACAAGTGCGTGGACGACTGTGCCCAACTTCGCAAAGGTAAGACTCCATGAGACGGACTATGCGTTTCTGTTAAAATTGGCTTCTTTTTTGccaccaatattaaatttaatcaacactttttttttctgcaggtGGCTACTGGTACAACTGCTGCACGGACTCAAACCTGAACGGTGTGTTCTATCGCCAAGggatgcacaccaggaacacggatggcatcacttggtACGGCTGGCACGGACCGAACTACTCCCTGAAACGGGTGGAGATGAAGATCCGACCACAGAGCTTCACTCCTTGAGTCAAATTAACTGCCCCTGCTGACCGTAGCCACACGCAAACCTTATGCAACACACACTAATGCCTTCTGCCTTTATCTGGGTAAAAAGCATCTCTATGCATTTTTCTTACAGAATGGTTCTGGATTGAATGTGTAATGAGCGATGTATGATTGTAAAGTGCTGTTTTGATATTTATCTCAgatattttattttctttcagctttttttttccctagaCTGTCCCACTGAGTTTGCCTCATATTTGGcttgtgttaaataaaaaaaaaaaaaaaaggcatgtttATCAGACTAAGTCACGTGTTTAAATGATTTTAGAATGGAAACTTTGATACTTTATATAAactttaaaaaagaaaatgtaaatttacttttggtaaattgactGATAGATTACACTgaattgtgtaaaatgtaaaatgtgtACAGTTCTATATACGACTGAATGATGAATtaaattgtatttttaaaaaacgtGTTTCTCGTTGTGTCATTCTGACATGGAAAATGAATCACACTTTCATGTGGTGAATAAAAAAGACCGACCGAGCCGCAGAAGCAGAGAGAGAACTATTGTATATCTTGAACTTGAACACACAGCTCGTACGTTTCACATCACCTTGTTGAAACATGACTTGTTTGCAGAGTCCCTGCATCCAAGAAACAGTCCAGCTGTCACCAGTTTGTCACAAACAGGACGAAAACTGAGCATCTGTGCGAGATGTTGGCTTCAGTAGAACTACCTAAGCCATTAAATTTTATTAAGAACAATAAAACCCATGTGCCAGGCTCACTAGCAGCCAGATTCTTGACAACA is a genomic window containing:
- the angptl7 gene encoding angiopoietin-related protein 7, coding for MRTQIISAALFLLVLGLTWAQNPLKKRTVPPKATKAQCCDDVRALKVQVANLTSLLEELSRKQEADRLTLVKQVMELEKLNQQQEARVTEAESKYSEINNRVDIMQFQAMQGAPQTTLDAIYDCASLYNRNYRISGLYKLPKDDFLGTPELEVYCDMEKHGGGWTVIQRRRVGLTSFNRDWKQYKKGFGTVTGDFWLGNENIFHLTRQPTVLRIELEDWEGATRYAQYAFFTLSNELNSYKLFIANYTGNAGDSFRYHNNTNFSTKNKDNDKCVDDCAQLRKGGYWYNCCTDSNLNGVFYRQGMHTRNTDGITWYGWHGPNYSLKRVEMKIRPQSFTP